One uncultured Alphaproteobacteria bacterium genomic region harbors:
- the frmC gene encoding S-formylglutathione hydrolase (Evidence 2a : Function of homologous gene experimentally demonstrated in an other organism; PubMedId : 16567800; Product type e : enzyme) — protein MERLESHACFGGRQEVWRHASPVLGCDMRFAVFLPPQVERAPVPTLYWLSGLTCTEQNFIAKAGAQRTAARLGLALVAPDTSPRGAGVADDPAYDLGQGAGFYLDATREPWAAHYRMHAYVTAELPALIEAHFPVGTARGISGHSMGGHGALVAALRNPGRYRSVSAFSPIVAPSRVPWGETAFSAYLGPDRDAWAAWDACELIAGAAERLPIRVDQGGADEFLDVQLRPDLLERACAAAGHPLDLRRHPGYDHSYYFIASFIDEHLAHHAAALKEDA, from the coding sequence TTGGAACGACTGGAATCCCACGCCTGCTTCGGCGGCCGCCAGGAGGTCTGGCGGCACGCTTCGCCGGTTCTCGGCTGCGACATGCGGTTCGCGGTGTTTCTGCCGCCGCAGGTGGAGCGTGCGCCGGTGCCGACGCTCTACTGGCTCTCGGGCCTCACCTGCACCGAGCAGAACTTCATCGCCAAGGCGGGTGCGCAGCGCACCGCCGCCCGGCTCGGCCTCGCTCTGGTCGCGCCCGACACCAGCCCGCGCGGGGCAGGGGTGGCGGACGATCCGGCCTACGACCTCGGCCAGGGCGCGGGGTTCTACCTCGACGCGACGCGGGAGCCCTGGGCGGCGCACTACCGGATGCATGCCTACGTCACCGCCGAACTTCCGGCGCTGATCGAGGCGCATTTCCCCGTCGGCACGGCACGCGGCATCTCCGGGCATTCGATGGGCGGTCACGGCGCGCTGGTGGCGGCGCTCCGCAACCCCGGGCGTTACCGCTCGGTTTCGGCGTTCTCGCCGATCGTCGCGCCGTCCCGGGTGCCCTGGGGCGAGACGGCGTTCTCCGCCTATCTCGGCCCCGACCGCGACGCCTGGGCGGCCTGGGATGCCTGCGAACTGATCGCGGGCGCGGCCGAGCGCCTGCCGATTCGCGTCGATCAGGGCGGCGCGGACGAGTTCCTGGACGTCCAGCTTCGCCCCGACCTGCTGGAGCGGGCGTGCGCCGCCGCCGGGCACCCGCTCGACCTGCGCCGTCACCCGGGCTACGACCACAGCTACTATTTCATCGCGAGTTTCATCGACGAGCATCTCGCCCATCACGCGGCGGCGCTCAAGGAGGACGCATGA
- the frmA gene encoding Alcohol dehydrogenase class 3 (Alcohol dehydrogenase class III) (S-(hydroxymethyl)glutathione dehydrogenase) (Glutathione-dependent formaldehyde dehydrogenase) (FDH) (FALDH) (Evidence 2a : Function of homologous gene experimentally demonstrated in an other organism; Product type e : enzyme): MKSRAAVAFAPGQPLEIVEIDVAPPRAGEVLVKILHTGVCHTDAFTLSGDDPEGVFPAVLGHEGGGVVVEVGEGVTSVAPGDHVIPLYTAECGECKFCRSGKTNLCQAVRATQGKGLMPDGTTRFSYNGEPVYHYMGTSTFSEYTVVAEISLAKIDPAAPLEKMCLLGCGVTTGIGAVKNTAKVEPGATVAVFGLGAIGLAAVQGAVMAKAGRIIAIDLNPDKFALARRMGATDCVNPKDHDRPIQEVIVEMTDGGVDYSFECIGNVEVMRAALECCHKGWGESVIIGVAGAGQEIRTRPFQLVTGRVWRGSAFGGVKGRSELPGMVAQAMRGEIDIDPFITHELPLARINEAFDLLHEGKSIRTVIHF, translated from the coding sequence ATGAAATCACGCGCCGCCGTGGCGTTCGCCCCGGGCCAGCCCCTCGAAATCGTCGAGATCGACGTCGCGCCGCCGCGGGCGGGCGAGGTTCTGGTGAAGATTCTCCATACCGGGGTCTGCCATACCGACGCCTTCACCCTCTCCGGCGACGACCCGGAAGGCGTGTTTCCCGCCGTGCTCGGCCACGAGGGCGGCGGCGTGGTGGTGGAGGTGGGCGAGGGGGTCACCTCGGTCGCGCCCGGCGACCATGTGATCCCGCTCTATACCGCCGAGTGCGGCGAGTGCAAGTTCTGCCGCTCGGGCAAGACCAACCTCTGCCAGGCGGTGCGCGCGACCCAGGGCAAGGGGCTGATGCCCGACGGCACCACCCGGTTCTCCTACAACGGCGAGCCGGTCTACCATTACATGGGCACCAGCACCTTCAGCGAATACACCGTCGTCGCGGAGATCTCGCTGGCGAAGATCGATCCCGCCGCGCCGCTCGAAAAGATGTGTCTGCTCGGTTGCGGCGTCACCACCGGCATCGGTGCGGTCAAGAATACCGCCAAGGTCGAGCCGGGCGCGACGGTGGCGGTGTTCGGGCTCGGCGCGATCGGCCTTGCGGCGGTGCAGGGCGCGGTGATGGCCAAGGCCGGACGGATCATCGCCATCGACCTCAATCCCGACAAGTTCGCCCTGGCGCGGCGGATGGGGGCGACCGATTGCGTCAACCCGAAGGACCACGACCGACCGATTCAGGAGGTGATCGTCGAGATGACCGACGGCGGCGTCGACTATTCGTTCGAGTGCATCGGCAACGTCGAGGTGATGCGCGCGGCGCTCGAATGCTGCCATAAGGGCTGGGGCGAGAGCGTGATCATCGGCGTCGCCGGAGCCGGGCAGGAGATCCGCACCCGGCCGTTCCAGCTCGTCACCGGGCGGGTCTGGCGCGGTTCGGCGTTCGGCGGGGTGAAGGGCCGCAGCGAGCTCCCCGGGATGGTGGCGCAGGCGATGCGGGGCGAGATCGACATCGACCCGTTCATCACCCACGAACTGCCGCTTGCGCGCATCAACGAGGCCTTCGATCTGTTGCACGAAGGCAAGTCGATCCGCACCGTGATCCACTTCTGA
- a CDS encoding MarR family transcriptional regulator, which translates to MVEDVVRSLGLLSLGTRMKRIGERLQADTQRIIEDEGLDLAAAQHPFLAALDRLGPIGLGELAEAVGVAQPGATRTVKALATLDLVTVDDVPGDRRRRVVRLSAAGVTLVETAKRRVWPRVERAVADLCAGLDGPLLEQLARIEDDLAVLPLDRREDHR; encoded by the coding sequence ATGGTCGAAGACGTCGTACGCTCGCTTGGACTGCTCAGCCTCGGCACGCGAATGAAGCGGATCGGCGAGCGCCTCCAGGCCGACACCCAACGAATCATCGAGGACGAGGGCCTAGACCTCGCCGCCGCGCAGCATCCCTTTCTCGCCGCTCTCGACCGCCTCGGGCCGATCGGCCTCGGCGAACTCGCCGAGGCGGTCGGCGTCGCCCAGCCGGGCGCGACCCGCACGGTCAAGGCACTCGCCACCCTAGACTTGGTGACCGTCGACGACGTGCCCGGCGACCGCCGCCGCCGCGTCGTCCGCCTGAGCGCCGCGGGCGTTACGCTGGTGGAAACTGCAAAACGCCGGGTCTGGCCACGCGTCGAACGGGCGGTCGCCGATCTCTGCGCGGGTCTCGACGGTCCGCTGCTGGAGCAACTCGCGCGGATCGAGGACGACCTCGCCGTGCTCCCCCTCGACCGCAGGGAGGACCACCGATGA
- a CDS encoding GCN5-related N-acetyltransferase produces MSLDNPIWAALATRHAHLAEGDRRARRYPAGISPFAAIPETTPETLAALAALAKPGETLMLIQADAIAVPPGLELALAGDCVQMVADAPLPEIDDPRIAPLGTLDVADMLALATLSKPGPFSLRALELGRFWGIRIDGRLAAMAGERLRQPGFAEVSGVCVHPDFRRRGLGALMSRAVAGRIAAAGETAYLHVYADNAAAIDLYAAIGFRLRRTMRVAALARPA; encoded by the coding sequence ATGAGTCTCGACAATCCGATCTGGGCCGCGCTCGCCACCCGCCACGCGCACCTTGCGGAAGGCGATCGCCGCGCCCGCCGCTACCCCGCGGGGATTTCGCCGTTCGCGGCGATTCCCGAAACCACGCCGGAAACCCTCGCCGCGCTCGCCGCGCTGGCGAAGCCGGGAGAGACGCTGATGCTGATCCAGGCCGACGCGATCGCGGTGCCGCCGGGGCTGGAGCTCGCGCTCGCCGGCGACTGCGTGCAGATGGTCGCCGACGCACCGCTCCCGGAGATCGACGACCCGCGCATCGCCCCTCTCGGCACCCTCGACGTCGCCGACATGCTGGCGCTCGCCACCCTTTCGAAACCCGGGCCGTTCTCGTTGCGGGCGCTGGAGTTGGGCCGGTTCTGGGGGATTCGCATCGACGGACGCCTCGCGGCGATGGCGGGCGAACGGCTGAGGCAACCGGGCTTCGCCGAAGTTTCCGGCGTCTGCGTGCATCCGGATTTCCGCCGCCGGGGGCTCGGCGCGCTGATGTCGCGCGCCGTCGCGGGGCGGATCGCCGCGGCGGGCGAAACCGCGTATCTCCACGTCTACGCCGACAACGCCGCGGCGATCGACCTGTATGCCGCGATCGGCTTCCGCCTGCGACGGACGATGCGCGTCGCCGCGCTCGCGCGACCGGCGTAG
- a CDS encoding hypothetical protein (Evidence 5 : No homology to any previously reported sequences), translated as MAKAPATAFRHGSLEAVWTEVMMRYVETLGTWERRAEQRRDLAELDDRALRDIGRSRAEAAEEAAKPFWRA; from the coding sequence ATGGCGAAGGCACCGGCGACGGCGTTCCGGCACGGGTCTCTCGAGGCGGTGTGGACCGAGGTGATGATGCGGTACGTCGAGACGCTCGGCACCTGGGAACGGCGCGCGGAACAGCGCCGGGATCTCGCCGAACTCGACGACCGCGCGCTTCGCGATATCGGCCGCAGCCGTGCCGAGGCGGCGGAGGAGGCGGCGAAACCGTTCTGGCGGGCGTGA
- a CDS encoding Regulatory protein GntR, HTH (fragment), with the protein MQSWLPDLAGRPGPKYRAIVSALAADVASGALPAGARLPPQRELAWELKVTVGTVARAYAEAERDGLVSGEVGRGTFVRPRPPDLTPGGAIAARVETEALIDMAHTRPSLGPVAHLFAPAFARLARGDLARSLDYEFLGCSAAEREILCSWIALEGVAADPSALTVTVGGQHALLAAIGALTRPGEAVFAEALTYPGMKLAAAAIDRRVESLPIDAHGLIPEAVERALAARPGATIYGMTTHHNPTTATMPMARREEIAAILRRHGGWFVEDGIYSFLPASPTRLRRRSGASRPTG; encoded by the coding sequence ATGCAATCGTGGCTTCCCGATCTCGCCGGACGACCCGGCCCGAAATACCGCGCGATCGTGTCCGCGCTCGCCGCAGACGTCGCCTCCGGCGCGCTGCCCGCGGGCGCGCGCCTGCCGCCGCAGCGCGAACTCGCGTGGGAGCTCAAGGTCACGGTCGGCACCGTGGCGCGCGCGTATGCGGAGGCGGAACGCGACGGTCTGGTTTCGGGCGAGGTCGGGCGCGGCACCTTCGTGCGGCCGCGCCCGCCCGACCTCACGCCCGGCGGCGCGATCGCGGCACGGGTGGAAACCGAGGCACTGATCGACATGGCGCACACCCGGCCGTCGCTCGGCCCGGTGGCGCACCTGTTCGCCCCCGCCTTCGCGCGGCTGGCGCGCGGCGATCTCGCCCGCAGCCTCGATTACGAGTTCCTCGGCTGCTCCGCCGCCGAGCGCGAAATCCTGTGTTCCTGGATCGCCCTCGAAGGCGTGGCGGCGGATCCCTCCGCCCTCACCGTCACCGTCGGCGGACAGCATGCGCTGCTGGCCGCGATCGGCGCGCTGACGCGGCCGGGCGAGGCGGTGTTCGCCGAGGCCCTCACCTATCCGGGAATGAAGCTCGCCGCCGCGGCGATCGACCGGCGCGTCGAAAGCCTGCCGATCGACGCGCACGGGTTGATTCCCGAGGCGGTCGAGCGGGCGCTGGCGGCGCGGCCGGGGGCGACGATCTACGGCATGACCACCCACCACAACCCCACCACCGCGACGATGCCGATGGCGCGGCGCGAGGAAATTGCGGCGATCCTGCGCCGCCACGGCGGGTGGTTCGTCGAGGACGGCATCTATTCCTTCCTGCCCGCCTCGCCGACCCGACTCCGCCGCCGCTCCGGAGCCTCGCGCCCGACCGGGTGA
- a CDS encoding Transcriptional regulator (fragment): MIYVSSLSKALAPGFRTGFAVSPPALTAHVAAAARAAATMPSAALAGVAADLIASGAAHAARAAQRTETLARLGIAREYLPNAAFTAAVTPHLWIALPEPWRADPFAAEAYRRGVAVSPASAFATTRIAPEAVRVSLSAPHDHAQLRRGLAIVRDLLRDPPLGGVTI; this comes from the coding sequence GTGATCTACGTCAGCTCGCTGTCGAAGGCGCTCGCACCGGGGTTCCGCACCGGGTTCGCGGTGTCGCCCCCCGCGCTGACCGCGCATGTGGCCGCCGCCGCCCGCGCCGCCGCGACGATGCCGTCCGCGGCCCTGGCGGGCGTCGCCGCCGACCTGATCGCCAGCGGCGCGGCCCATGCGGCGCGCGCCGCCCAGCGGACGGAAACCCTGGCGCGCCTCGGCATCGCGCGGGAATACCTGCCCAACGCCGCGTTCACCGCGGCGGTGACGCCGCACCTGTGGATCGCCCTGCCCGAACCCTGGCGCGCCGATCCGTTCGCCGCCGAGGCATACCGCCGCGGCGTCGCGGTCTCGCCCGCATCGGCATTCGCCACCACCCGGATCGCCCCGGAAGCGGTACGGGTCAGCCTCTCCGCCCCGCACGACCACGCGCAGCTCCGCCGCGGCCTCGCGATCGTCCGCGACCTGCTGCGCGATCCTCCCCTCGGGGGAGTGACGATCTAG
- a CDS encoding Glycosyl transferase, family 25, whose translation MRVRVISLRRSVARRLAFEERNGHLDYAFVDAVDGRALPESVRADPALFAADLRYGLGARGLALSHLGLWQQAAAGDEALTVAEDDAIFRRDFSDRADAILAALPPGWDLAVWGWNFDSILSVAEMPGVSPVGLIFDEARLRGAIPAFQAMTVPPRGLRLAACLGTPAYTVSPQGAAKLIARCFPLRRESVTLPIVDMEIENVGIDVAMSAAYPEIAAYAAFPPLVVTENDKSGSTVQGGA comes from the coding sequence ATGCGGGTGCGGGTGATCAGCCTGCGCCGGTCGGTGGCGCGGCGGCTGGCGTTCGAAGAGCGCAACGGCCACCTCGATTACGCCTTCGTCGACGCGGTCGACGGCCGCGCTTTGCCGGAGTCGGTGCGCGCGGATCCGGCGCTGTTCGCCGCCGATCTCCGCTACGGCCTCGGTGCGCGCGGCCTCGCGCTCTCCCACCTCGGCCTCTGGCAGCAGGCGGCGGCGGGCGACGAGGCGCTGACGGTCGCCGAGGACGACGCGATCTTCCGCCGCGACTTTTCCGACCGCGCGGACGCGATCCTCGCGGCGCTGCCGCCGGGGTGGGATCTGGCGGTGTGGGGATGGAACTTCGATTCGATCCTGTCGGTGGCGGAGATGCCGGGGGTGTCGCCGGTCGGGCTGATCTTCGACGAGGCGCGGCTGCGCGGCGCGATTCCGGCGTTTCAGGCGATGACCGTGCCGCCGCGCGGGTTGCGGCTCGCCGCCTGCCTCGGCACGCCCGCCTACACTGTCAGCCCGCAGGGCGCGGCGAAGCTGATCGCCCGCTGCTTTCCGCTGCGGCGCGAGAGCGTCACCCTGCCGATCGTCGACATGGAGATCGAGAATGTCGGCATCGACGTGGCGATGAGCGCCGCCTATCCGGAGATCGCCGCCTACGCCGCGTTTCCGCCCCTGGTCGTCACCGAGAACGACAAGTCCGGCTCGACGGTTCAGGGTGGCGCCTAG
- the yffB gene encoding Protein YffB gives MTVTVFGIRNCDTMKKTFAWLDARDVAYDFHDYKKLGAPRAALERWCDAAGWEAVLNRAGTTFRKLPDAAKTGLDRDRAIALMLESPSLIKRPVLETGGAPEFGFEPERWARLLGV, from the coding sequence ATGACCGTCACCGTGTTCGGCATCCGCAACTGCGACACCATGAAAAAGACGTTCGCGTGGCTCGACGCGCGCGACGTCGCCTACGATTTCCACGACTACAAGAAGCTCGGCGCGCCCCGCGCCGCACTCGAACGCTGGTGCGACGCGGCGGGATGGGAGGCGGTGCTCAACCGCGCGGGCACCACCTTCCGCAAGCTGCCCGACGCCGCCAAGACCGGCCTCGACCGCGACCGGGCGATCGCGCTGATGCTGGAGTCTCCCTCGCTGATCAAGCGGCCGGTTCTCGAAACCGGCGGCGCTCCGGAGTTCGGCTTCGAGCCCGAGCGCTGGGCGCGGCTCCTGGGGGTTTGA
- the yjdF gene encoding conserved hypothetical protein; putative inner membrane protein (Evidence 4 : Homologs of previously reported genes of unknown function; Product type pm : putative membrane component), which translates to MERAPATRPLIGLALVWAVGLVASGWAPYDRATWALEVAPAPVAFAVLWGLRRHFSLTRLALGLIGMHGLVLMLGGAYTYARVPVGFAVQDWLGLARNPYDRFGHLVQGFVPAIVFREVLVRIVGVRRGAWLVGLVLACCLALSAAYELLEFAVAVAAGQGADAFLGTQGDEWDTQWDMLCCLIGAAAALALLSRPHDRAIAGEAP; encoded by the coding sequence GTGGAACGCGCTCCCGCGACGCGGCCGCTGATCGGGCTCGCCCTGGTGTGGGCGGTCGGGCTCGTGGCTTCCGGTTGGGCGCCGTACGACCGCGCCACCTGGGCCCTCGAAGTCGCGCCCGCGCCGGTGGCGTTCGCGGTGCTGTGGGGGCTGCGGCGGCATTTTTCGCTCACCCGGCTGGCGCTCGGGCTGATCGGCATGCACGGCCTGGTGCTGATGTTGGGCGGCGCCTACACCTACGCGCGCGTACCGGTCGGCTTCGCGGTGCAGGATTGGCTCGGGCTTGCCCGCAATCCCTACGATCGCTTCGGCCATTTGGTGCAGGGGTTCGTTCCGGCGATCGTGTTCCGCGAGGTGCTGGTGCGGATCGTCGGCGTGCGTCGCGGGGCGTGGCTGGTCGGGCTCGTGCTCGCCTGCTGCCTTGCCCTGTCCGCCGCCTACGAACTCCTCGAATTCGCGGTGGCGGTCGCCGCGGGGCAGGGAGCCGACGCGTTTCTCGGTACCCAGGGCGACGAATGGGATACCCAATGGGATATGCTCTGCTGTCTGATCGGCGCGGCGGCGGCGCTGGCGCTGCTGTCGCGGCCGCACGACCGCGCCATTGCCGGGGAGGCTCCATGA
- the purT gene encoding phosphoribosylglycinamide formyltransferase 2 (Evidence 2a : Function of homologous gene experimentally demonstrated in an other organism; PubMedId : 10913290; Product type e : enzyme), translating to MTAIAKILLLGSGELGREFAISAKRLGAHVVACDSYAGAPAMQVADDAEVFPMLDAAALAAAIERHRPDLIVPEIEAIRTEVLKEFEDEGYAVVPSARATIMTMNRDRIREVAATELGLPTSKYLYAETREEMRRAVEAVGVPCVVKPVMSSSGKGQSVVREAAAVDAAWDAAVAGMRGDRQRVIVEQFVPFDYEITLLTVRTRAGVTFCDPIGHRQERGDYQESWQPAAMSARAVADAQAMAKAVVDNLGGYGIFGVEFFVVGETVIFSELSPRPHDTGMVTLISQNLTEFDLHARAVLGLPIPRIVSYGPSASAVILAERESADFAVEGLAAALTPEAEGVDLDLRIFNKPTTRPHRRMGVTLARAETVDAARAAAVAAAAKVRIVCRD from the coding sequence ATGACCGCCATCGCCAAGATTCTGCTGCTGGGTTCGGGCGAGCTCGGCCGCGAGTTCGCGATTTCCGCCAAGCGCCTGGGGGCGCACGTGGTGGCGTGCGACAGCTATGCCGGAGCCCCGGCGATGCAGGTGGCCGACGACGCCGAAGTGTTCCCGATGCTCGATGCCGCGGCGCTTGCGGCGGCGATCGAACGCCACCGGCCAGACCTGATCGTCCCCGAGATCGAGGCGATCCGCACCGAGGTGCTGAAGGAGTTCGAGGACGAGGGCTACGCCGTCGTCCCCTCGGCGCGGGCGACGATCATGACGATGAACCGCGATCGCATCCGCGAGGTGGCGGCGACCGAGCTCGGCCTGCCGACCTCGAAATACCTCTACGCCGAGACCCGCGAGGAGATGCGCCGGGCGGTGGAGGCGGTGGGCGTGCCGTGCGTGGTCAAGCCGGTGATGTCGTCGTCCGGCAAGGGCCAGAGCGTGGTGCGCGAAGCGGCGGCGGTGGATGCCGCGTGGGACGCCGCGGTGGCGGGGATGCGCGGCGACCGGCAGCGGGTGATCGTCGAGCAGTTCGTTCCCTTCGATTACGAGATCACCCTGCTGACGGTGCGCACCCGCGCGGGCGTGACGTTCTGCGACCCGATCGGGCACCGCCAGGAGCGCGGCGACTATCAGGAAAGCTGGCAGCCCGCCGCGATGTCGGCCCGGGCGGTGGCGGATGCGCAGGCGATGGCGAAGGCGGTGGTCGACAACCTCGGCGGCTACGGCATCTTCGGCGTCGAGTTCTTCGTCGTCGGCGAGACGGTGATCTTCTCCGAGCTGTCGCCGCGCCCGCACGACACCGGAATGGTGACGCTGATTTCCCAGAACCTCACCGAGTTCGACCTCCACGCCCGCGCCGTGCTCGGCCTGCCGATCCCGCGCATCGTCTCCTACGGCCCGTCGGCCTCGGCGGTGATCCTGGCGGAGCGCGAGTCCGCCGATTTCGCGGTGGAAGGACTGGCGGCGGCGCTGACGCCGGAAGCCGAGGGCGTCGATCTCGACCTCCGTATCTTCAACAAGCCGACGACCCGCCCGCACCGTCGCATGGGCGTGACGCTGGCGCGTGCCGAAACCGTCGACGCGGCCCGCGCCGCCGCGGTCGCGGCGGCGGCGAAGGTCCGCATCGTCTGCCGCGACTGA
- a CDS encoding DGPF domain protein, producing MRVMILVKATADSEAGGLPDPALMEAMGLYNEELMNAGVLLAGEGLKPTREGRRVRFDGDRREIADGPFAPATEQVAGFWLWQVRDLAEAVDWLKRCPNPMPGPSEVEIRPLFEAEDFVTTMPESVAVLEQDIRDRLADR from the coding sequence ATGCGCGTGATGATTCTGGTGAAGGCGACCGCCGACAGCGAGGCGGGCGGACTGCCCGACCCCGCGCTGATGGAGGCGATGGGTCTCTACAACGAGGAACTGATGAACGCGGGCGTGCTGCTGGCGGGCGAAGGGTTGAAACCGACCCGGGAGGGTCGGCGGGTACGCTTCGACGGCGACCGGAGGGAGATCGCCGACGGCCCGTTCGCCCCCGCGACCGAGCAGGTGGCGGGGTTCTGGCTGTGGCAGGTGCGCGACCTCGCCGAGGCGGTGGACTGGCTGAAGCGCTGCCCCAATCCGATGCCCGGTCCGAGCGAGGTGGAAATCCGCCCGCTGTTCGAGGCGGAAGACTTCGTCACCACGATGCCGGAAAGCGTCGCGGTGCTGGAGCAGGACATCCGCGACCGCCTCGCGGACCGTTAG
- a CDS encoding conserved membrane hypothetical protein (Evidence 4 : Homologs of previously reported genes of unknown function): protein MKREALSAQTVGLLLLVPPPLFWAGNFIVGRAMRGEVPPLSLSFWRWVVALACILPFAWRPLRRDAPLYWAHRWRVLRISLAGVVAFTSLVYVGLQWTAAANGLLLNSFIPILILLFGALFFGQPLLPRQVFGLALSFSGVLAIVLRGDWARLAALDVSPGDLLVFAAMICWAFYTLWLRGIPPEVDRVGLMAVQALVGLCVLGPLCLIERGFGLAPAWSGESLAALAYLGVFPSVLAYLLYNIGVARVGAARAGLFIHLIPVFGSVLAVAFLHESLHPYHAFGIAAILGGIACAVAAAPVPARA from the coding sequence GTGAAGCGTGAGGCGTTGAGTGCGCAGACGGTCGGCCTGTTGCTGCTGGTGCCGCCGCCGCTGTTCTGGGCGGGGAACTTCATCGTCGGCCGGGCGATGCGCGGCGAGGTGCCGCCGCTGTCGCTGTCGTTCTGGCGCTGGGTGGTCGCGCTCGCCTGCATCCTGCCGTTCGCCTGGCGGCCGCTGCGCCGCGACGCGCCGCTCTACTGGGCGCACCGCTGGCGGGTGCTGCGGATCTCGCTCGCCGGGGTGGTGGCGTTCACCTCGCTGGTCTACGTCGGCCTGCAGTGGACCGCCGCCGCCAACGGCCTGCTGCTCAATTCCTTCATCCCGATTCTGATCCTGCTGTTCGGCGCGCTGTTCTTCGGCCAGCCGCTGCTGCCGCGGCAGGTGTTCGGACTGGCGCTGTCGTTCTCGGGCGTGCTCGCGATCGTGCTGCGCGGCGACTGGGCGCGGCTCGCCGCCCTCGACGTTTCGCCGGGCGACCTGCTGGTGTTCGCGGCGATGATCTGCTGGGCGTTCTACACCCTGTGGCTGCGCGGCATCCCGCCCGAGGTCGACCGCGTCGGCCTGATGGCGGTGCAGGCGCTGGTGGGCCTGTGCGTGCTCGGGCCGCTCTGCCTGATCGAGCGCGGTTTCGGCCTCGCGCCGGCGTGGAGCGGCGAAAGCCTCGCCGCGCTCGCGTACCTCGGGGTGTTTCCCTCGGTGCTCGCCTATCTCCTCTACAACATCGGCGTCGCCCGGGTCGGCGCCGCGCGCGCCGGGTTGTTCATCCACCTGATCCCGGTGTTCGGATCGGTGCTGGCGGTGGCGTTCCTGCACGAGAGCCTGCACCCCTACCACGCCTTCGGCATCGCCGCGATTCTCGGCGGCATCGCGTGCGCGGTGGCGGCCGCGCCGGTTCCGGCGCGAGCCTAG